The nucleotide window CCAGCTATACATCAAGAAGAGAATATATCTAAATCGCGATAGAATTGTACTTTTATCATTGGTCAGGTCAAATTGGTGGATCCGCCTATTCTCAGACAGGAAACGGGGCTAATCCTCTCTGCATGGTGCATGAAGTCCTTTGGGGTACCTATCAACCGAACAAAAACATGGCAGAGATTTGGGGCGCAGAGTATCAGGATGATTTTTGGGGTCCCGGGACATTGGATCAAGACGTTCCTTGTGCCGTGTGCTCGCCAAAACAGGGAACTAGTGATCCCGGGACGAAATCGATGTGTTTCTGGTTGGACTGAACAATACCACGGTTATCTTTCTGCTAATCTCGTAGGTAATCCTCAAGCTACCACATATGTGTGTGTTGatgaaaatgttgaattgatgGATGCAGGCGCAAATGATGTGAATGGTTTCCTAATGTATGGCGTGCGCGGGCACTGCGGAAGTTTAAAATGCCCGCCATACATAGAAGGGAAGCCAATATATACTATGGTTATATCTTGTAGAtgttttttgtgatattttgtgATATCATACTACCTACTTTCGTCTCATTACTGCAGATGACGaatgtaaaataatttaatcACCAAAACAAACTTATTATATGTATAGTGTAGGGAACTTTCACATTCGTATGATAAGGCGAATTTAACATAACGTTATTACtatcattatcatcacaaaTAATACAGTGTTAAGAGTAGATCAAACACCGACACATGGGCATACAAGAGGTTAAATCAGGTGTCCCCTTGTTGACCGTGattcctatatcttgatcgagttaacagagtaatccatagtaaaatgaagtgtgtaaatAACAGCTTGGGAGTGAAACAATACAGAACTAGCTAGCCTCAAACTCAGTATGTACATAACggtttaataattattatgaaagACGCCATTTATTTCTATCcctttgatatcaaatattaaCACAGTCTAGGACGAAGCTCTAATGGTTCATGATTATACATGTGGTGTGGAACAACAAGCAAAGGCATACATAAGGCCAGATCAGACATGAAATCAATAGATATATGTGAATtgttttataaaagataataggAGTTTATATACCTTTAACACTTTAAAACATAGCCAAGAATCTGCAGCAAAAGCAACTTTATGTCTCTTCGACTTTATGACACCACACTAAATCACAATAGATTTATTGTAGATAAGGCGATATTCATATAAAGAAATAGCACCGTGAGGCTAATCTTCTTCAATATCCTAGTTCCTAGTTGTTATTCGTATTCATATAATATACTATGTACGATATGGGTATTATAAGGGTGCAAATCAAAAGCagttcaatattttatttgataaggGAGTGAACGCTTTTCTCGTCTCATTTTTTACAATCTCCTGATTTTCATCTCGACGAATTTTAGTGAGTAGTTGTATCCATGCCATGTCCTCCACTCAATCCCATCAGCAAATGTCGAGTGAGCCCCACGTAGGTACATTCCATTCAAATTAGAGTCATGACAGTTTTCATACCACCAGCCACCTTTAAATCTTGCCGCACAAGTATTTGAATCGTGGTCTTTGGTGTAGAACTGCGCACCATTTTGTCGTATCATCGAATCACCTAAAATAGAAAGTTAATTAGCGCACACAGGCGTTTCAATATTAaacacatgtaattatttttgaaaCAGCAAATTGTCAGCTTTGAAATGTCAAAGTTATGAAATATGAGACCTGCTGTTCCTTGATAATCCTCGATCGTCAGTTTGTATCCACTGCTCTCGTCCCCAATAGAGAAACGATTGTAAACAGCGTAACGACTTTGTCCAGCAAAGTCAGTCATGTCTATGCGAAGTTCATAAAATCCCTGGCTAACGATTTCATAAATTCGATGATTTCCTGAAACATCAAACAGTAACACCGAATTTTGTTTTGGAAAATTACAGAAAACAATGGAAAACAATTCAGAAACTTCGCATTACTGTACCTACATcagaaattatatataaaattattatcatcCTCCATCCATAGAATCCATGTAATTTAATGATCTGGTAGCTTTATAGAATTATTTACCAAGCCAGAATTCGTTGGACTTGTTTCCGAATCCGTATTTATAGTCAATCCAATTCCTGAAGAAATCCTCCGAACCATCACCTCTCCTCTGGATAACCTACTTTGACATTAAACAATTAGTCAATTAACCCGTGATGAAATTGAGAGTTCGGGAGAAAAGAAAGCATTCTTTGACGACCTAAAATGTACATCACAATATAGTTTGCATACAGTAGCAACATTGAGAGTTAGTAGACAGCCATTGCAATAATTAGCAAAGGTGAAGATCAAAGTCATAATCAAAACAATACTTCAGACATGGTTTGCTCAACTATTTCATTAAGTCTTAATTCAAGGTAAATgtatcttctaaaatacttgTACAGTTGTACGATCTAACTAATGTTTTTGTTGGTTCAGAAGTAGACACATAATGTGCTTAGTTACATTGAGTACAAATACTCACTGTCCATCCGCCTCCGTCCGTCACTTGATCGCAGAAAACGTCCAGTCTTCCGCTCTTTTGTGGGTATATTGTGTACAGCTTATTCTCTCGGAACCCTTCCCACAGGTAATCTTGGCAGTCACGGGGAATGGAAAACACTAAATGCGAATTAATTAAATGAAAGCACTACTGTACTCAACATCAGATCTTCATTGTTCTAGATGTTGATAGATCCAACTGATTTCTTATATatgaatttcaataaaaaaaactgttcACGTGTTCTACTTGTCATAGATTCGTTTACTTGTGATATAGTCATTTACTTGTCACGGATGTATTTACTTGTCATGCTTTTGGACAACTTCATCACCCCGACCCCATCTACAACAATAGTGTGTGTGTTTTCAGTATTGAATAAACATCTACATGGACGTACCTGGAGCAAATGTTGGGCGTGTTGTCACTGGGCGTGTGTCTAAGAGGAGTCCTGCGACATGGAAGGGAATAAAGATGACCAAACACACATATGTCTTCAATATAGGTGTTACCATTTTGCCATTCGAAACACAGGTCtttgaaaattgttttcttCACAGGACTGAATGATTTATCGCTTTATCTATGTATGTCATCGTGAAaggtatatacaaatatatcaatgttCTCTTACTGAACCGATTAAACTAGAGgtcattttgaaataagaatttaCAGAGGATTTGAAGAAACTTATAAATTGTTACTTGAGCAAGTTAGGCTAATCAGCATATTTCACTTTGATATTACCAAGCTACACGTGTAACATGTAAGGACATATTGGAATAATCGACAATCTTAGTCATGACTTCTACAAAACAAGGCCTGTAAGATATAGTTCTAAACAACTCGAATTATCGTATCATACGAaatatcaattacatgtatgccATTCTTTACACTTACCATATTAGTGTGAATCAATGTATTAAATATACGCCAAGTGACAGGAATAAATACAAGCTCCTCCTCAATATTTCACAGCGACAATTACATGTCACCTAACAGTTAAATAAACGGGCTGCGATAACCAGGATTCATGGCATTGCTGTATTGATATAGCTACATCGTCTAAGGGTGGAATTTATTAGAATATCATGACGGCGGACTGACACTCAATCAAATAATTCATCTATGAAATTTTATAACCATTGCGTATTATTTGATGATGTGCTTTACTAAATGGTGTGtctaaaaattcatttgtttaaagaacatgacccacaatatgccatttttggcctaccacatttggaaaaattaaagaacactttagaataaatcaaagattatattttttatccataacatgagccaagttgtattgcgcaatcgtttcctcacaccggatgtttaaagcactgaagtaaatgcccaaacctaccgcagtttcacgttttccgggaaaatcgcataaatttgccaacttcagtctataaattcacatgggccgcattactcacgactcaattttgtaaactaaaattaaaatgcaaagttagattaacactttccatcaaaaaaaattaactcgtaAGCAATGCGGCCATGtcgaaaaagaaataataataacaaaattgTCGTCTGGAAACGTCAGATTCCAAGGAAGTCAATACATACATCTAACGCAGTTGATACGACTAAAAAAGAAACAGCAAAGAGGTGAGTTTTtatgttgttatatattttttaaaataaaaaatcaatatctaaacgagtaaatatgagagtcatggcctatggtaaaaaggtacagggggggggggtgtaaaccTATCGTGTATGTTTGATTCCGAAGTCCGTTCCGATGGCTTTAAAAGTACCGATTTCCCTAccttttgttactttaaaaatgatattgttcgaAACAGAATGAATGTTCGAATCAAACATACAGTACAAACTTATACAGCCATACGGAATaccctagttagaataatctaactgtgtctcgggacaggccctcgcCACAATCGGtgccgtaggacattatcattttaacgatagaacattctttCTAGGAATACCCCAGTAAACATTTCAATTACACAGGCCCAGCATCTACACATGTATTACGCATGGAGATGTGCGATATATATTCAGACAGTATGATCTATCGTATGAATTTGTCCATTGGTTCtcacaatttttacaaattttgtacGTTTAATTATTATAGGCTAGATCTACAGTtcaaagtttcttataaaatatgaagtCTGTCAATCGTAACTGTAAAGTTGTAGCAACGTGTTACATTAACAAATGTCCGAATATTACGGCAATGTCAAACACAGCTGTAAGCTCTAtctattttttcatttgtacttAAAATTTGAACACACAATATTCATACATCGAACG belongs to Ostrea edulis chromosome 7, xbOstEdul1.1, whole genome shotgun sequence and includes:
- the LOC125672671 gene encoding fibrinogen C domain-containing protein 1-like — protein: MVTPILKTYVCLVIFIPFHVAGLLLDTRPVTTRPTFAPVFSIPRDCQDYLWEGFRENKLYTIYPQKSGRLDVFCDQVTDGGGWTVIQRRGDGSEDFFRNWIDYKYGFGNKSNEFWLGNHRIYEIVSQGFYELRIDMTDFAGQSRYAVYNRFSIGDESSGYKLTIEDYQGTAGDSMIRQNGAQFYTKDHDSNTCAARFKGGWWYENCHDSNLNGMYLRGAHSTFADGIEWRTWHGYNYSLKFVEMKIRRL